TCGTATCGGACTTCGCTGCGGGCTCAATAGGTGAACGGGTTGTCCGGCAATTTCATGACAGGCAGATGCTTGCCGTCTTGGAAGGCGCTGAAGTGCAGGAGCCACATGCCAATGCCGGAGGCCCCTTGCATCAAGCCCGTCTGGGCAACCAATAGGTCCGGTTTGACTCGGTGCTCAGCCTGAACCCAGCGAACGCCACGATCGTCGCGCGTGGCTTTCTTGAGCAGGAGGTCGCTCATTTGTCGCGCAAGGTCGAGATACTTCTTCTCTTTGGTGGCTTCGTACAGACTTAGGTAGAACTGTGCCTGAGCGGTGACACCGCAGCAAACGCTCACGTTATCCCACTCGCCTGGTGTCACGGCTTTACCGACGTAGTGGGTTTCGGCGAGTGAACGCGCCAGTTTCTTCATCCAATCCATCCACTGCGGATCTTTCGTCACCTCGTACAGGCGATAAAAGAAGCGCGCCGTCCCTGCCGGACCATGACACCATCCGAGGTAGTACATCTTTTTCCCCTCTGGACTGTCGTCGTGGTAGATAAGGCAGGCTTCGCCCTGCGTATCGGCAATAGAGGTCAGATAGTGCGCGCCTGCCACCGCGGCATCCAGGAAGCGCTTATCCCCAGTTTTGCCATACAGCGTGGCCAGAAAATATGCGACGCCGGATGTGCCATGCGAGAAGTTCGGCATTTCGCGGGGAAATTTGGGATCCATCATCCACTTCAACTGCCCCGGTGCGGGGTGTTGAGCGGCATCGATCAGGTGTTCGCCCGCTCTGACAGCCAGCTCTCGGGCGCCCTTGGCGTGGAGGTGCTCATCAGCCCAGAGCAGAAAAAGTCCGGTTCCAGCGCTGCCAGCGATCACGTCGGTGGTGTCGTTCCACTTAATGCCATGGTCCGTCGGCTTGGCCGATTGCGTGA
This genomic window from Terriglobales bacterium contains:
- a CDS encoding lanthionine synthetase LanC family protein; amino-acid sequence: MAKRSIQLMACTLIFTFSAAGARPNAYLATAEGAAQWLSASTIAQKTGVVWSSDPRDPKTVNTSLYAGTPGPILFFLEAYRYTGEQRYLKLARSGADALLASMRPQDDPGLYEGLAGTGFTLAQTYFVTKDTKYRDGALRTVEWLTQSAKPTDHGIKWNDTTDVIAGSAGTGLFLLWADEHLHAKGARELAVRAGEHLIDAAQHPAPGQLKWMMDPKFPREMPNFSHGTSGVAYFLATLYGKTGDKRFLDAAVAGAHYLTSIADTQGEACLIYHDDSPEGKKMYYLGWCHGPAGTARFFYRLYEVTKDPQWMDWMKKLARSLAETHYVGKAVTPGEWDNVSVCCGVTAQAQFYLSLYEATKEKKYLDLARQMSDLLLKKATRDDRGVRWVQAEHRVKPDLLVAQTGLMQGASGIGMWLLHFSAFQDGKHLPVMKLPDNPFTY